A genomic segment from Actinoplanes sichuanensis encodes:
- a CDS encoding biotin transporter BioY, with protein sequence MTYSAFGVHPGRSTGVLADVWGRSAVRDVLLTLGAAGAVGLAAQIAIPVPGSPVPITGQTFAVLLAGATLGAARGAAGMIVYVLAGVLGVPWFAAGTSGWPSATAGYLVGFVLAAALTGQLAALGGDRRPSHTIGLMAAGHALIYLVGVPWLAFSTGIDVPAAVGAGLVPYLIGDVLKTLFAAALLPATWLLVHKRTDTHDRY encoded by the coding sequence GTGACTTACAGCGCTTTCGGCGTGCACCCCGGGAGATCGACGGGTGTCCTGGCCGATGTGTGGGGCCGGTCCGCCGTACGCGATGTGCTCCTGACCCTGGGCGCCGCCGGCGCCGTCGGCCTCGCCGCGCAGATCGCCATCCCGGTCCCCGGTTCGCCGGTGCCGATCACCGGGCAGACCTTCGCCGTGCTCCTCGCCGGTGCCACCCTGGGCGCGGCCCGCGGCGCCGCCGGCATGATCGTCTACGTCCTGGCCGGCGTCCTCGGGGTGCCGTGGTTCGCCGCCGGCACGTCCGGTTGGCCTTCGGCGACCGCCGGCTACCTGGTCGGTTTCGTGCTCGCGGCGGCCCTGACCGGCCAGCTCGCGGCGCTCGGTGGGGACCGCCGCCCGTCACACACGATCGGTCTGATGGCCGCCGGCCACGCCCTGATCTACCTGGTCGGCGTGCCGTGGCTGGCGTTCTCGACGGGCATCGACGTGCCCGCCGCGGTCGGTGCGGGCCTGGTGCCGTACCTGATCGGCGATGTCCTGAAGACGCTCTTCGCGGCCGCGCTGCTCCCGGCCACCTGGCTGCTGGTCCACAAGCGCACCGACACCCACGACCGGTACTGA
- a CDS encoding DNA mismatch repair protein MutL → MRSSRWVPIAGWCVATATSIVLSSVALSPVLNAARADSGELPDIDQLPAPAAVSETGAAPPPETADPTRTTRPTPSRSRPSSADPKPTSKSPSAPGSSPATTTTAPATSTENGWTVTTSDGVKTYVKSFTTEGGVAVIRMTSKGIVSLVTATPADGYRVEKQGSDVNLAVYFIRTEKGFIVHAQWWNNEPFVEVSEVGS, encoded by the coding sequence GTGCGATCTTCCAGGTGGGTGCCGATAGCCGGGTGGTGTGTGGCCACAGCGACGAGCATCGTGCTCTCCTCGGTGGCGCTCTCCCCGGTTCTCAACGCGGCTCGCGCCGACTCGGGTGAGCTGCCGGACATCGACCAGCTTCCGGCTCCGGCCGCGGTGTCGGAGACCGGCGCCGCGCCGCCCCCGGAGACCGCCGACCCGACCCGCACGACCCGGCCCACACCGTCGCGCAGCCGGCCGTCGTCGGCCGATCCGAAGCCCACGTCCAAGTCGCCGTCGGCTCCCGGATCGTCCCCGGCGACCACCACGACGGCTCCGGCGACCTCCACGGAGAACGGCTGGACCGTCACTACCAGTGACGGCGTGAAGACCTATGTGAAGTCGTTCACCACCGAGGGCGGCGTCGCGGTGATCCGGATGACGAGTAAGGGCATAGTGTCGCTCGTCACTGCCACGCCCGCCGATGGCTACCGGGTGGAGAAGCAGGGGTCCGACGTCAACCTGGCCGTCTACTTCATCCGGACCGAGAAGGGCTTCATCGTCCACGCTCAATGGTGGAACAACGAGCCCTTCGTCGAGGTCAGTGAAGTCGGATCGTGA
- a CDS encoding lytic polysaccharide monooxygenase codes for MRRKIAYPLATLGMVASSLAVASSPALAHGYVSSPPSRQAQCAAGSVANCGAIQFEPQSAEAPKGSKECNGGVAAFSELNDDSLPWRATNVGKSVTFNWVLTARHRTATWVYYVDGNPVATFDDKNAIPAASVSHTVDLSRFSGRKTVLAVWNIGDTPMAFYNCVDVNIGGTGGGSTTPTTPPATTAPTTPPATTPTTAPTTAPTTAAPTATSTSSSGSATGKAWAPGVAYKINDVVSYEGVSYKCRQSHQSIRSWEPSIWTLALWLPL; via the coding sequence ATGCGCAGGAAGATCGCCTACCCGCTGGCCACCCTCGGGATGGTCGCCTCGTCGTTGGCGGTTGCGTCGTCGCCCGCCCTGGCACACGGCTACGTCTCCTCGCCCCCGAGCCGCCAAGCGCAGTGCGCCGCCGGCTCGGTCGCGAACTGTGGCGCCATCCAGTTCGAGCCGCAGAGCGCGGAGGCGCCCAAGGGGTCGAAGGAGTGCAACGGCGGTGTCGCCGCCTTCTCCGAGCTGAACGACGACTCGCTGCCGTGGCGGGCCACCAACGTCGGGAAGTCGGTGACCTTCAACTGGGTCCTGACCGCGCGGCACCGGACGGCCACCTGGGTGTACTACGTGGACGGCAACCCGGTCGCCACCTTCGACGACAAGAACGCCATCCCGGCGGCCTCCGTCTCGCACACCGTCGACCTGAGCCGCTTCTCGGGCCGTAAGACGGTTCTCGCGGTGTGGAACATCGGCGACACCCCGATGGCCTTCTACAACTGTGTGGACGTCAACATCGGTGGCACCGGCGGTGGTTCGACGACCCCGACCACGCCGCCGGCGACCACGGCGCCGACGACCCCGCCGGCCACCACGCCCACCACCGCGCCGACGACCGCGCCGACCACCGCGGCCCCGACCGCCACCAGCACCTCCTCGTCCGGCTCGGCGACCGGCAAGGCCTGGGCACCGGGGGTCGCCTACAAGATCAACGACGTGGTGTCGTACGAGGGGGTCTCCTACAAGTGCCGCCAGTCGCACCAGTCGATCCGCAGCTGGGAGCCCTCCATCTGGACGCTCGCCCTCTGGCTGCCGCTGTGA
- a CDS encoding response regulator transcription factor, which translates to MAMILLVEDDRIITAALTRALTDAGHVVRPVGQAAQALKIVTQERPDLVILDLGLPDIDGTDALRMMRTVSDVPVIVATARRSEADIIALLSAGADDYVTKPFSGGHILARISAVLRRARTITEQQPNTITVGELVIKPRQRRVELRGEPLQLTRREFDVLAYLAERVGQVISRRELMNQVWQQARIGEEQTIDVHISWLRRKLGETAAKPRYLHTVRGVGVMMVDPQ; encoded by the coding sequence ATGGCGATGATCCTGTTGGTCGAGGACGACCGCATCATCACGGCCGCCCTGACCAGGGCGCTGACCGATGCCGGGCACGTGGTGCGCCCGGTCGGTCAGGCTGCCCAGGCGTTGAAGATCGTCACCCAGGAGCGGCCCGACCTGGTGATTCTCGACCTCGGACTGCCCGATATCGACGGCACCGACGCGCTGCGGATGATGCGCACCGTCTCCGATGTGCCGGTGATCGTGGCCACCGCACGCCGCTCCGAGGCGGACATCATCGCGCTTCTCAGTGCCGGCGCCGACGACTACGTGACCAAGCCGTTCTCCGGCGGCCACATCCTCGCCCGCATCTCGGCGGTGCTGCGCCGGGCCCGGACCATCACCGAGCAGCAGCCCAACACGATCACGGTGGGTGAGCTGGTGATCAAGCCGCGGCAGCGCCGGGTCGAACTCCGTGGCGAGCCGTTGCAGCTCACCCGGCGTGAGTTCGACGTGCTCGCGTATCTTGCCGAACGGGTCGGCCAGGTGATCAGCCGCCGCGAGCTGATGAACCAGGTGTGGCAGCAGGCGCGGATCGGCGAGGAACAGACCATCGACGTCCACATCTCCTGGCTGCGCCGCAAACTCGGCGAGACCGCCGCGAAACCGCGTTACCTGCACACCGTACGGGGAGTGGGCGTCATGATGGTCGATCCGCAATGA
- a CDS encoding sugar phosphate isomerase/epimerase family protein produces the protein MSRFSFNQITAKHWELTEMVKGLVDAGVDKVALWREPVAEYGLERSAALVRDAGLSVTTLCRSGFFQLDGWFDENRRAIDETAALGAPVLVLVSGGLPEGSKDIAGARAHVADAIAQLVPHAAAAGVTLAIEPLHPMYAADRCVINTWDQAMAIAEQHPVGQVGVTVDTYHLWWDDTVLPKIEAAGERIAIYQLADWITPLPAGVLTGRGLPGDGCVDMRAFHAAVEKAGYTGPIEVEVMNDQLWQRPGPEILADTLAGYQSI, from the coding sequence ATGAGCCGCTTCTCGTTCAACCAGATCACCGCCAAGCACTGGGAACTGACCGAGATGGTCAAGGGCCTGGTCGATGCCGGTGTGGACAAGGTCGCGCTGTGGCGTGAGCCGGTCGCCGAGTACGGCCTGGAGCGCTCGGCCGCCCTGGTCCGCGACGCCGGCCTGTCCGTCACGACGCTCTGCCGCAGCGGGTTCTTCCAGCTCGACGGCTGGTTCGACGAAAACCGCCGGGCCATCGACGAGACGGCCGCATTGGGCGCGCCGGTCCTGGTACTGGTGTCCGGCGGCCTGCCCGAGGGCTCGAAGGACATCGCCGGCGCCCGCGCCCACGTCGCCGACGCGATCGCCCAGCTCGTCCCGCACGCCGCGGCCGCCGGGGTCACCCTGGCCATCGAGCCGCTGCACCCGATGTACGCCGCCGACCGCTGCGTCATCAACACTTGGGACCAGGCCATGGCGATCGCCGAGCAGCACCCGGTCGGCCAGGTCGGTGTCACCGTCGACACCTACCACCTGTGGTGGGACGACACCGTGCTGCCGAAGATCGAGGCGGCCGGCGAGCGGATCGCGATCTACCAGCTCGCCGACTGGATCACCCCGCTGCCGGCCGGCGTGCTCACCGGCCGCGGCCTGCCCGGTGACGGCTGCGTCGACATGCGGGCCTTCCACGCCGCGGTGGAGAAGGCGGGCTACACCGGCCCGATCGAGGTCGAGGTGATGAACGACCAGCTCTGGCAGCGCCCGGGCCCGGAGATCCTGGCCGACACCCTGGCCGGATACCAGAGCATCTGA
- a CDS encoding YqjF family protein, which translates to MLAPPMAEVPTAMMSQQWRRMTFLHWRYPVEAVRPLLPAGLTPDTDDDRVWVGMLPFLMDEVRPPWLPSLPWLSTFPETNLRTYVRGPDGGSGIYFFSLDAARLPAVAVARAGLNLPYRWSRMSLRMNGDLTEYRGSRFAEPRGAGYRLRVRSGEPFPEHELGQIDHFLTTQYRLYTVVAGRLISVDVWHPPWSLHRAEVLDLEQDLTAAAGLPQPHGGPLVHSSPGVGTRIGLPRVIR; encoded by the coding sequence ATGCTCGCGCCCCCGATGGCGGAGGTTCCTACCGCCATGATGAGCCAGCAGTGGCGGCGGATGACGTTCCTGCACTGGCGCTATCCGGTCGAGGCGGTGCGTCCGCTGCTGCCGGCCGGGCTGACGCCGGACACCGACGACGATCGAGTCTGGGTGGGCATGCTCCCGTTCCTCATGGACGAGGTGCGCCCACCCTGGCTCCCGTCACTGCCGTGGCTGTCCACATTTCCCGAGACCAATCTGCGGACGTACGTTCGTGGCCCGGACGGTGGCTCCGGGATCTACTTCTTCTCGCTCGACGCGGCCCGGCTGCCCGCGGTGGCGGTGGCCCGGGCCGGGCTCAACCTGCCGTACCGCTGGTCCCGGATGTCGCTGCGGATGAACGGCGACCTGACCGAGTATCGGGGCAGCCGATTCGCCGAGCCGCGCGGCGCCGGTTACCGACTGCGAGTCCGTTCCGGCGAGCCCTTCCCGGAGCACGAGCTGGGACAGATCGACCACTTCCTGACCACTCAATACCGGCTCTACACCGTCGTGGCCGGCCGTCTGATCAGCGTCGACGTCTGGCATCCGCCCTGGTCACTGCACCGGGCCGAGGTGCTGGACCTGGAACAGGATCTGACCGCCGCGGCCGGCCTGCCGCAGCCGCACGGCGGTCCACTGGTGCACTCGTCCCCGGGCGTCGGCACCCGCATCGGTCTACCCAGAGTCATTCGCTGA
- a CDS encoding sensor histidine kinase, with product MRWALNRLALAITSMVALAFLVPLAVATRQIAYDRAISDARQQATSMVTVLGVDSDLVTLTNAVASTAAGSDGRLALHLPDIAPIGTSHLSNATVRRAAEERRAATAEAEGGVAYLQPTVLTDGRTVVVEVFVPGEETRRGVGFAWLALGGLAIVLVGGSTLLADRLGSQLVRSTRQLAAASRRLGGGELNERITPTGPRELRDAASAFNTMADDLRRLLDRERELAADLSHRLRTPLTGLRLDVEAMPPGPIAERMRQACDLLDEELEAIITGARLGSIEKRGSQQCDLVEVLADRLAFWSVLAEDQERPWEVVGGNEQVLLPMPAGEVILVVDALLGNVFSHTPDGTAFRVSVSTSGLLVDDAGPGIPDPERAVTRGFSGAGSTGLGLDIVRRAAETVRGQMVIDRSPLGGARIGILLHAPVLEPAEQRKRR from the coding sequence ATGAGGTGGGCGCTCAACCGTCTGGCACTGGCGATCACCTCGATGGTGGCGCTCGCCTTCCTCGTGCCGCTCGCCGTCGCGACCCGGCAGATCGCCTACGACCGGGCCATCTCCGACGCCCGCCAGCAGGCCACCTCGATGGTCACCGTGCTCGGTGTCGACAGTGATCTGGTCACCCTGACCAACGCGGTGGCCAGTACCGCGGCCGGCAGCGACGGGCGGCTCGCCCTGCACCTGCCCGACATCGCCCCGATCGGGACCTCGCACCTCAGCAACGCGACCGTGCGGCGGGCGGCCGAGGAACGCCGGGCCGCCACCGCCGAGGCCGAGGGCGGGGTCGCGTACCTCCAGCCGACCGTGCTCACCGATGGTCGTACCGTCGTGGTCGAGGTTTTCGTGCCGGGTGAGGAGACCCGGCGCGGCGTCGGATTCGCCTGGCTCGCCCTCGGCGGCCTCGCGATCGTGCTGGTCGGCGGCTCGACGCTGCTCGCCGACCGGCTCGGCAGCCAGCTGGTCCGGTCCACCCGCCAGCTCGCCGCGGCGAGTCGCCGCCTCGGCGGCGGCGAACTCAACGAACGCATCACCCCGACCGGGCCGCGCGAACTGCGCGACGCGGCCAGCGCGTTCAACACCATGGCCGACGACCTGCGACGGTTGCTGGATCGCGAGCGTGAGCTCGCCGCCGATCTCTCCCACCGATTGCGTACGCCGTTGACCGGCCTCCGTCTCGATGTCGAGGCGATGCCACCCGGCCCGATCGCCGAACGTATGCGCCAGGCCTGTGACCTGCTCGACGAGGAACTCGAAGCGATCATCACCGGCGCCCGCCTGGGCAGCATCGAGAAGCGCGGCTCTCAGCAGTGCGACCTGGTCGAGGTGCTGGCCGACCGGCTGGCCTTCTGGTCGGTGCTCGCCGAGGACCAGGAACGGCCCTGGGAGGTGGTCGGCGGCAACGAGCAGGTTCTGCTCCCGATGCCGGCCGGCGAGGTGATCCTGGTGGTGGACGCGCTGCTCGGCAACGTCTTCTCGCACACTCCGGACGGCACCGCGTTCCGGGTCAGCGTCTCGACCAGTGGCCTGCTCGTCGACGACGCGGGACCCGGCATCCCCGATCCGGAACGGGCCGTGACCCGCGGTTTCAGCGGCGCGGGATCGACCGGACTGGGCCTGGACATCGTGCGCCGAGCCGCCGAGACGGTGCGCGGTCAAATGGTCATCGACCGCAGCCCGTTGGGGGGAGCGCGCATCGGGATCCTCCTGCACGCACCCGTTCTGGAGCCCGCTGAACAGCGCAAACGTCGCTGA
- a CDS encoding maleylpyruvate isomerase family mycothiol-dependent enzyme has protein sequence MNRDESWAVIADQRRAVADLLAELTDPEWDTPSLCADWRVRDVAAHLALAPQPPGLLTMTTEAIRAGGRFHRLNHDLAVRHANRPSADLVAELRRHADSRRLPAVTNYRNILFDVLVHAQDIAVPLERPLVMPLRAAAAGATRVWTMGWPFWARRRLPAVRLVATDTDWSVGDGAEVCGPISALLLLLTGRRARCPELSGPGTARL, from the coding sequence ATGAACCGAGACGAATCCTGGGCGGTGATCGCCGATCAGCGTCGGGCGGTGGCCGACCTGCTGGCCGAGTTGACCGATCCGGAATGGGACACCCCGTCGCTCTGCGCGGACTGGCGGGTACGCGACGTGGCCGCACATCTCGCGCTGGCGCCGCAGCCACCGGGTCTGCTCACGATGACCACCGAGGCGATCCGGGCCGGCGGCCGCTTCCACCGGCTCAATCACGACCTCGCCGTCCGGCACGCGAATCGACCGTCCGCCGATCTGGTCGCCGAACTGCGGCGGCATGCCGACTCCCGACGGCTGCCGGCGGTGACGAACTACCGCAACATCCTCTTCGACGTGCTGGTGCACGCCCAGGACATCGCGGTCCCGCTGGAGCGTCCGCTGGTCATGCCGCTCCGCGCCGCGGCGGCCGGCGCGACCCGGGTATGGACGATGGGGTGGCCGTTCTGGGCTCGGCGCCGACTACCGGCGGTACGCCTGGTCGCCACCGACACGGACTGGTCGGTCGGTGACGGCGCCGAGGTGTGCGGGCCGATCTCGGCACTGCTCCTCCTACTGACCGGCCGCCGAGCCCGGTGCCCCGAACTGTCCGGCCCCGGAACCGCGCGACTCTGA
- a CDS encoding TfoX/Sxy family protein, producing the protein MAFDQALAERIRDGLGDVDGITDRKMFGGLTFLLHGNLAVGVMGDDLIVRLGAEAAEAALAEPGTRVFDFTGRPMRNWIVVDGERLDDDGLIRWLRAGVDFAGSLPPK; encoded by the coding sequence ATGGCCTTCGATCAGGCGCTAGCGGAGCGTATTCGGGACGGGCTCGGTGACGTCGACGGGATCACCGACCGGAAGATGTTCGGTGGCCTCACGTTTCTCTTGCACGGCAACCTGGCCGTCGGCGTGATGGGTGACGACCTGATCGTGCGCCTCGGCGCCGAGGCTGCCGAGGCCGCCCTGGCCGAGCCGGGCACGCGGGTCTTCGATTTCACCGGCCGGCCCATGCGTAACTGGATCGTGGTCGACGGCGAGCGCCTCGACGACGACGGCCTGATCCGCTGGTTGCGCGCGGGGGTCGACTTCGCGGGCTCCCTCCCACCCAAGTAG
- a CDS encoding MarR family winged helix-turn-helix transcriptional regulator has translation MALNVGLLMFVAHRAMERRVLDAVVAAGFEITAAQARIFQRIGPSGTRLGELAEQAQVTKQTAGFLVDQLERAGHVERVPDPTDARARLVCVAERGRAAGEVAAAVVAEVEAEWAAHLGARRMAQLRDTLERLREITDPWAGD, from the coding sequence ATGGCGCTCAATGTCGGGCTGTTGATGTTCGTCGCCCACCGCGCGATGGAGAGACGCGTGCTCGACGCCGTCGTCGCGGCCGGCTTCGAGATCACCGCCGCCCAGGCGCGGATCTTCCAGAGGATCGGACCGTCCGGCACCCGGCTCGGCGAGCTGGCCGAGCAGGCGCAGGTCACCAAACAGACGGCGGGCTTCCTGGTGGACCAGCTGGAGCGGGCCGGTCATGTGGAGCGGGTCCCCGATCCGACCGACGCCCGGGCGCGGCTGGTGTGTGTCGCGGAGCGCGGTCGGGCCGCCGGTGAGGTCGCGGCCGCGGTCGTCGCCGAGGTGGAGGCGGAGTGGGCGGCCCACCTGGGCGCGCGGCGGATGGCTCAGCTGCGGGACACGCTCGAACGGCTCAGGGAGATCACCGACCCGTGGGCCGGTGACTGA
- a CDS encoding ArsR/SmtB family transcription factor: MSVPLYQAKAEMFRTLGHPVRIRVLELLQDGPKPVRDLLAEIDVEASNLSQQLAVLRRAGIVTTFRDGALVMYALSTTDVADLLAAGRRILGAVLTDRDGLLVELRAQGKSR, from the coding sequence GTGTCAGTGCCGCTGTACCAGGCGAAGGCCGAGATGTTCCGGACGCTCGGCCACCCGGTCCGGATCCGGGTGCTGGAGCTGCTCCAGGACGGCCCGAAGCCGGTCCGTGACCTGCTCGCCGAGATCGACGTGGAGGCCTCGAACCTGTCCCAGCAGCTCGCCGTCCTACGCCGAGCCGGAATCGTGACGACGTTCCGGGACGGCGCGTTGGTCATGTACGCGCTCAGCACCACCGACGTCGCCGACCTGCTGGCCGCGGGCCGCCGCATCCTGGGCGCGGTCCTCACCGACCGGGACGGGCTGCTGGTGGAACTCCGTGCCCAGGGAAAGTCCCGGTGA
- a CDS encoding phosphotransferase, which yields MAGIDTPAGYTRLERVRTGTDADVYQAWDERAGRWAMLRLFHRFVSGRAEEAAFATHVAAWVGLRRNTSIVPVRSGGITATGRPWLALDRVEGRLLAEMLRDDPPSPADAVDLVIRLADALAWAHALRPPMVHGPIRTEHVIVDPSGVPLLTDFATPRPAGAPTPTPSGDVTELAALLFRALTGNSWPGRGEPDDLVVASWPGLTGLFDEVLTPVPAIESMAIFATRLRQVRHAADAAVPIPAAPPGETTPASPTETHKPTGYGGRRPLSMLSFMALLRRHR from the coding sequence GTGGCGGGGATCGACACCCCGGCCGGTTATACCCGCCTCGAGCGGGTGCGTACCGGCACTGACGCCGACGTCTACCAGGCATGGGACGAGCGGGCCGGTCGATGGGCCATGCTCCGGCTGTTTCACCGGTTCGTCTCCGGTCGGGCCGAGGAGGCCGCCTTCGCAACCCACGTCGCCGCCTGGGTCGGGCTGCGCCGCAACACGTCGATCGTGCCGGTCCGCTCCGGTGGGATCACCGCGACCGGCCGTCCCTGGCTGGCCCTCGACCGGGTCGAGGGTCGACTGCTGGCCGAGATGCTGCGTGACGATCCGCCGTCGCCGGCCGACGCCGTCGACCTGGTGATCCGGCTGGCCGACGCGCTGGCCTGGGCACATGCGCTGCGCCCGCCGATGGTGCACGGCCCGATCCGGACCGAGCACGTCATCGTCGACCCGTCCGGCGTTCCGCTGCTCACCGATTTCGCCACGCCACGGCCGGCAGGCGCGCCCACCCCGACGCCGAGCGGAGACGTGACCGAGCTGGCCGCGTTGCTGTTCCGCGCGCTCACCGGCAACTCCTGGCCGGGCCGCGGCGAGCCGGACGACCTGGTCGTCGCGTCCTGGCCGGGTCTGACCGGGTTGTTCGACGAGGTGCTGACGCCGGTGCCGGCGATCGAGTCGATGGCGATCTTCGCGACGCGGTTGCGGCAGGTGCGACACGCGGCCGACGCGGCGGTCCCGATCCCGGCCGCGCCACCGGGCGAGACCACACCGGCTTCGCCGACGGAGACCCACAAGCCCACGGGGTACGGCGGGAGGCGCCCCCTGTCGATGCTGTCCTTCATGGCGTTGCTGCGCCGGCATCGCTGA
- a CDS encoding M4 family metallopeptidase, translating into MKSRTPVVIALSAATAAASAMVAVVGPATAQTPIPTDPAAVAALAKDSAAALIADRPAVLLASADEVFVQRPVISTDNLQYVPYERTYKGLQVVGGDFVVVTDRSGQTQYTSVAQDRPIGQLSVTPKLSAADSIPAAKAELKTVKNVESTKLIVLNTTGTPALAWESVINGTKIDEHGNEGASRLTVDVDALTGKVLRTQDKISHVSGTGTGWITGSVTLDTTLSGSTYSLKDPSIATLTCQDSSTNTTFSGTDNVWGNGTGTNKETGCVDAFYAAQKQKAMLSSWLGRTGFTSSGGAWPIRVGLNETNAYYDGSQVQIGKNSAGQWISSLDVVGHEIGHGIDDNTPGGISGNGTQEFVGDVFGAATEAYAANANDPADYQVGEEVNLVGSGPIRYMYNPSLAGDDNCYSSSTPSQEVHAAAGPGNHWFYLLAEGTNPTNGQPASTRCTGTGALTGVGIQTATKIMYNAMLMKTSSSSYLKYRTWTLTSAKALDSTCGLFNKTKAAWDAVSVPAQTADPTCTTSTPTTSPTASPTTSPTTAPTGCTGTNATDVSIPDAGSAIYSDIVISGCARSASSTSTVAVNVVHTYRGDVKLDLVAPDGSTYALKATSSSDSTDNIVTTYTVNLSSEAANGTWRLKAQDVYSSDTGYINTWTLTI; encoded by the coding sequence GTGAAATCCCGTACCCCAGTCGTCATCGCCCTGTCCGCCGCGACCGCGGCGGCGTCGGCGATGGTGGCGGTCGTCGGACCGGCGACCGCCCAGACACCGATCCCCACCGACCCCGCCGCGGTCGCGGCGCTCGCGAAGGACTCGGCGGCGGCCCTCATCGCCGATCGCCCCGCGGTGCTGCTGGCCAGCGCCGACGAGGTGTTCGTGCAGCGCCCGGTGATCTCGACAGACAACCTCCAGTACGTCCCCTACGAGCGCACCTACAAGGGTCTGCAGGTCGTCGGTGGTGACTTCGTCGTCGTCACCGACCGCTCCGGCCAGACCCAGTACACGTCGGTGGCGCAGGACCGGCCGATCGGGCAGCTCTCGGTGACCCCGAAGCTCTCCGCGGCCGATTCGATCCCGGCCGCCAAGGCCGAGCTCAAGACCGTGAAGAACGTCGAGAGCACCAAGCTGATCGTGCTCAACACGACCGGTACCCCGGCCCTCGCCTGGGAGTCCGTCATCAACGGCACCAAGATCGACGAACACGGCAACGAGGGCGCGAGCCGGCTCACCGTCGACGTCGACGCGCTCACCGGCAAGGTGCTGCGGACCCAGGACAAGATCAGCCACGTGAGCGGCACCGGCACCGGCTGGATCACCGGCTCGGTCACCCTGGACACCACGCTCTCGGGTAGCACATACAGCCTGAAGGACCCGTCGATCGCGACCCTGACCTGCCAGGACTCGTCGACCAACACGACCTTCAGCGGCACCGACAACGTGTGGGGCAACGGCACCGGCACCAACAAGGAGACCGGCTGCGTCGACGCGTTCTACGCCGCGCAGAAGCAGAAGGCCATGCTGTCCAGCTGGCTCGGCCGCACCGGCTTCACCAGCAGCGGTGGCGCCTGGCCGATCCGCGTCGGCCTGAACGAGACCAACGCCTACTACGACGGCAGCCAGGTCCAGATCGGCAAGAACAGCGCCGGCCAGTGGATCTCCTCGCTCGACGTCGTCGGCCACGAGATCGGCCACGGCATCGACGACAACACCCCCGGCGGCATCTCCGGCAACGGCACCCAGGAGTTCGTCGGCGACGTGTTCGGCGCGGCCACCGAGGCCTACGCCGCCAACGCCAACGACCCGGCCGACTACCAGGTCGGCGAGGAGGTCAACCTGGTCGGCAGCGGCCCGATCCGGTACATGTACAACCCGTCGCTCGCCGGCGACGACAACTGCTACTCCAGCAGCACCCCGAGCCAGGAGGTGCACGCCGCGGCCGGTCCCGGCAACCACTGGTTCTACCTGCTCGCCGAGGGCACCAACCCGACCAACGGGCAGCCGGCCAGCACCCGGTGCACCGGCACCGGCGCTCTGACCGGCGTCGGCATCCAGACCGCCACCAAGATCATGTACAACGCGATGCTGATGAAGACCAGCAGCTCGTCCTACCTGAAGTACCGCACCTGGACGCTGACCTCGGCCAAGGCCCTGGACAGCACCTGTGGCCTGTTCAACAAGACCAAGGCCGCCTGGGACGCGGTGAGTGTGCCGGCCCAGACCGCCGACCCGACGTGCACCACCAGCACGCCGACCACGTCGCCGACCGCGTCGCCCACCACCTCGCCGACCACCGCCCCGACCGGTTGCACCGGCACCAACGCCACCGACGTGTCGATTCCGGACGCCGGCAGCGCGATCTACAGCGACATCGTGATCAGCGGCTGCGCCCGCAGCGCGTCGTCCACCTCGACGGTCGCGGTGAACGTCGTGCACACCTACCGGGGTGACGTGAAGCTCGACCTGGTGGCACCGGACGGCAGCACCTACGCCCTGAAGGCGACGTCCAGCTCCGACAGCACGGACAACATCGTCACCACCTACACCGTCAACCTCTCCAGCGAGGCGGCGAACGGCACCTGGCGCCTGAAGGCCCAGGACGTCTACTCGTCGGACACCGGCTACATCAACACCTGGACGCTCACCATCTGA